The following are encoded together in the Salmonella enterica subsp. enterica serovar Choleraesuis genome:
- a CDS encoding MFS transporter: MPIALFALAVGAFGIGLTEFVIAGILPQIAAEFSVSIPKAGMMATSYALGVFIGAPLLTILGARIPRKAMLIALASIFTVGNIITAAAPTMEIAILGRIITSFNHGAFFGIGSIIAASLVAPGRQASAIAFMFSGLTLANLFGVPAGTWLAQTFSWRLVFWVIAGIGLLTMVSVAVLVPHIAKGKAIALRNELRAFVDPQVLLVMGITIFGPAAFFTSITYIAPMMVQEAGFSAGGVAGLMVLFGLGLAVGNWIGGRFADRSLFGTLFVTLAAQGIVLLVFWIGVESQWVAGISVFMMAAFGFATVSPIQKLVMERASYAGAPTMAASVNIGMFNLGNALGAWAGGVTIAAGFGLASPNWAGAILSFIALGLAFLAWQSARKGYILPVLE, encoded by the coding sequence ATGCCTATCGCACTTTTCGCCCTCGCCGTGGGCGCATTTGGTATCGGCCTGACTGAATTTGTCATCGCCGGGATCCTCCCTCAAATCGCAGCCGAATTTAGCGTCAGTATCCCGAAAGCGGGAATGATGGCGACGTCATACGCCTTGGGCGTATTTATTGGTGCACCGTTGTTAACGATTCTCGGCGCGAGGATCCCTCGTAAGGCCATGCTGATCGCGCTGGCGAGTATCTTTACAGTCGGTAATATCATTACGGCAGCTGCGCCGACAATGGAGATAGCGATTTTAGGCCGTATTATCACATCCTTTAATCATGGGGCCTTTTTTGGTATCGGCTCGATTATAGCGGCATCGCTGGTGGCGCCCGGACGTCAGGCAAGCGCCATTGCCTTTATGTTTTCTGGGTTGACATTAGCCAATCTGTTTGGCGTACCGGCGGGTACCTGGCTGGCGCAAACCTTTAGCTGGCGACTGGTATTCTGGGTCATTGCAGGTATCGGGTTGCTGACGATGGTCAGCGTCGCCGTACTGGTTCCGCATATTGCGAAAGGCAAAGCAATTGCTTTACGTAACGAACTGAGAGCCTTTGTTGACCCGCAGGTGCTGTTGGTCATGGGAATCACGATTTTCGGTCCGGCTGCCTTTTTCACCTCAATTACCTACATTGCCCCGATGATGGTGCAGGAAGCCGGTTTCTCCGCAGGCGGCGTGGCTGGACTAATGGTGCTATTTGGTCTTGGACTTGCCGTCGGTAACTGGATTGGCGGACGCTTTGCCGATCGCTCTCTGTTTGGCACGCTTTTTGTCACTCTCGCGGCTCAGGGGATTGTGCTACTTGTATTCTGGATCGGAGTCGAAAGTCAGTGGGTTGCCGGTATCTCGGTGTTCATGATGGCGGCATTCGGCTTTGCCACGGTTTCGCCGATTCAGAAGCTGGTGATGGAGCGTGCCAGCTATGCGGGTGCCCCTACGATGGCCGCGTCAGTCAATATTGGCATGTTTAATTTGGGTAACGCGCTGGGGGCATGGGCGGGTGGGGTAACCATTGCTGCTGGTTTTGGCCTGGCGTCACCGAACTGGGCGGGCGCTATTCTGTCATTTATTGCACTTGGCCTCGCTTTCCTTGCGTGGCAAAGCGCGCGTAAGGGTTATATTTTGCCGGTGCTTGAATAA
- a CDS encoding AsnC family transcriptional regulator: MSAFDKEKDGIRQTRHKPAELDSIDRKILGALAEDAGRSYTELSEIVNLSAPAVHDRVKRLKRDGVIKGTVAVLDGCKLGRTLLTFLIIDTSSYQATRALLQFTSRKEVEELHTVAGDGCVFIKVRAADTESLENFLMEIQSLEGVRSVRSYIALSTFLERGPSPDSA; the protein is encoded by the coding sequence ATGAGCGCATTTGATAAAGAAAAAGATGGTATTCGGCAGACAAGGCATAAACCGGCAGAACTGGATAGCATTGACCGAAAAATATTAGGTGCCTTAGCGGAAGACGCAGGCCGTAGTTACACAGAATTGAGCGAGATTGTGAACTTATCAGCCCCAGCGGTTCACGATCGCGTAAAAAGGCTCAAGCGCGACGGGGTGATTAAGGGTACCGTGGCAGTACTCGATGGCTGCAAGCTAGGGCGGACGCTGTTAACTTTTTTGATTATAGATACCAGTAGCTATCAAGCCACACGCGCCCTATTGCAGTTCACCAGCCGCAAGGAAGTGGAGGAATTGCACACCGTTGCCGGCGACGGTTGCGTCTTTATCAAAGTACGCGCCGCCGATACCGAATCACTGGAAAATTTCCTGATGGAGATTCAGAGCCTTGAGGGTGTTCGCTCCGTACGCAGCTATATTGCACTTTCAACTTTTCTTGAGCGTGGCCCATCACCTGATTCAGCTTGA